A part of Melittangium boletus DSM 14713 genomic DNA contains:
- a CDS encoding M4 family metallopeptidase codes for MQISNKQTPVSAPAVASTPATPAVPATPAAAPAAAPKATSGFAQDSSFATSAAKSPAVALSAAHVASAAKSTGPLALESKEAQSAIQKSVDFLQQNSPTQRGIVPSAPVSASVKPNQVFTDELGMTHVRLDRQSEGVKVFGEQVISHLDKDGKVADVTGTLSNVPAGLGSSPVKLTAQDALAVAQKAFGQESTRAPTSERVIVKGNDGQYHAAYHVKLDKLSDFKAGEEPRRMNYFVDAHSGELVKSFDQMGGFAHEVEAAKARASKPTTPSTPTTPNSPSQPATGKADDTSLYSGKVDLSTTKQANGTYTLEDSSRGSGVVTYDGNNKANASGKTQITDKNDVWGESSDPARSKAAVDAHYGAEMTYDFLKDVLGRNSLDGKGEKLVSYVHVDKNLVNAFWDGEKMSYGDGDGKDSGPLTTLDIAGHEIAHGLTERTAGLVYEGESGGLNESFSDIMGAGVEWYASQKNPAVKFDWKVGEDAWTPGNGTDDALRYMDDPTKDGYSVDHYKNYPKQTEVHGSSGIANNAFYLLTEGGKNRTSGLEVKDGIGMDKSLKIFGRALTTYMTPDTTFAQAREATIKAATDLHGANSVEVQKVKDAWTAVGVGR; via the coding sequence ATGCAGATCTCCAACAAGCAGACCCCGGTCTCCGCTCCCGCCGTTGCCTCCACCCCCGCTACGCCCGCCGTCCCCGCCACGCCGGCCGCGGCGCCCGCCGCCGCGCCGAAGGCCACCTCGGGCTTCGCCCAGGACTCCAGCTTCGCCACCTCCGCCGCGAAGAGCCCGGCCGTGGCGCTCTCCGCCGCCCACGTCGCCTCGGCCGCCAAGAGCACCGGCCCCCTGGCCCTGGAGAGCAAGGAGGCCCAGTCCGCCATCCAGAAGTCGGTGGACTTCCTGCAGCAGAACAGCCCCACCCAGCGCGGCATCGTCCCCAGCGCGCCCGTGTCCGCCTCCGTCAAGCCCAACCAGGTCTTCACCGATGAGCTGGGCATGACGCACGTGCGCCTGGACCGCCAGAGCGAGGGCGTGAAGGTCTTCGGCGAGCAGGTCATCAGCCACCTGGACAAGGACGGCAAGGTGGCGGACGTGACGGGCACCCTGTCCAACGTCCCCGCCGGCCTGGGCTCCTCGCCCGTGAAGCTCACCGCCCAGGACGCGCTCGCCGTGGCCCAGAAGGCCTTCGGCCAGGAGTCCACCCGCGCGCCCACCTCCGAGCGCGTCATCGTCAAGGGCAATGACGGCCAGTACCACGCCGCCTACCACGTCAAGCTCGACAAGCTCTCGGACTTCAAGGCCGGCGAGGAGCCCCGCCGCATGAACTACTTCGTGGACGCCCACAGCGGCGAGCTGGTCAAGAGCTTCGACCAGATGGGCGGCTTCGCGCACGAGGTGGAGGCCGCCAAGGCCCGCGCCTCCAAGCCCACCACGCCCTCCACCCCCACGACGCCGAACAGCCCCTCCCAGCCCGCGACGGGCAAGGCGGACGACACCTCGCTCTACAGCGGCAAGGTGGACCTCTCCACCACGAAGCAGGCCAACGGCACCTACACCCTCGAGGACTCCTCCCGCGGCAGCGGCGTCGTCACCTACGACGGCAACAACAAGGCCAACGCGAGCGGCAAGACGCAGATCACGGACAAGAACGACGTGTGGGGCGAGAGTTCCGATCCGGCGCGCAGCAAGGCGGCGGTGGACGCGCACTACGGAGCGGAGATGACGTACGACTTCCTCAAGGACGTGCTCGGCCGCAACTCGCTGGACGGCAAGGGCGAGAAGCTCGTGTCCTACGTCCACGTGGACAAGAACCTCGTCAACGCCTTCTGGGACGGCGAGAAGATGAGCTACGGCGATGGCGACGGCAAGGACTCGGGCCCGCTCACCACGCTGGACATCGCGGGCCATGAGATCGCCCACGGCCTGACCGAGCGCACCGCGGGCCTCGTGTACGAGGGCGAGTCCGGCGGCCTCAACGAGTCGTTCAGCGACATCATGGGCGCGGGCGTGGAGTGGTACGCCTCGCAGAAGAACCCCGCGGTGAAGTTCGACTGGAAGGTGGGCGAGGACGCGTGGACGCCGGGCAACGGCACCGACGACGCCCTGCGCTACATGGACGACCCGACGAAGGACGGCTACTCCGTCGACCACTACAAGAACTATCCGAAGCAGACGGAGGTGCACGGCTCCAGCGGCATCGCCAACAACGCCTTCTACCTGCTGACGGAGGGTGGGAAGAACCGCACGTCGGGCCTGGAGGTGAAGGACGGCATCGGCATGGACAAGAGCCTGAAGATCTTCGGCCGCGCCCTGACGACGTACATGACGCCCGACACCACGTTCGCCCAGGCGCGCGAGGCCACCATCAAGGCCGCCACGGACCTGCACGGCGCCAACTCGGTGGAGGTCCAGAAGGTGAAGGACGCCTGGACCGCCGTGGGCGTGGGCAGGTAA
- a CDS encoding bifunctional chorismate mutase/prephenate dehydratase has translation MSDVVDLQQLRVAIEQVDEELLDALRRRMDLAEDIARSKLATASPIRDQRREDLLLRRIRTAAMARNLDPHEVERLYRFIMEMSVARQHAWVTGLESTPLRVAYPGIEGSYSHQMAHKRYAGRDGGVFLSGFDTPRLAVDALRRGEMDLALLPIENTTAGAMYETYDALVEEGVTLIAEVVDQVQHRLLGLPGARLESLHTVRSHPQAITQCETFFRERLPHVRLLPDLDTGGAAQRVREANDPGVAAIASDSAAQRFGLEVLAHELQDRKGDFTRFVEVARAATPLPTDAPCKTSLVMVLENKPGTLGKALLVLAERGVNLARLESRPLPGSPWCYRFFLDLEGHAASAPIEAVLRDLQPYTQSMRLLGTYPRVELLPG, from the coding sequence ATGTCGGACGTTGTGGATCTACAGCAGTTGCGTGTCGCCATCGAGCAGGTGGACGAGGAACTCCTCGATGCCCTGCGCCGCCGCATGGACCTGGCCGAGGACATCGCCCGCTCCAAGCTGGCCACGGCCTCGCCCATCCGGGACCAGCGGCGCGAGGATCTCCTCCTGCGGCGCATCCGGACCGCGGCCATGGCGCGAAACCTGGACCCCCACGAGGTGGAGCGGCTCTACCGCTTCATCATGGAGATGTCCGTCGCCCGGCAGCACGCGTGGGTGACGGGCCTGGAGAGCACGCCCTTGCGCGTGGCCTATCCCGGCATCGAGGGCTCCTACAGCCACCAGATGGCGCACAAGCGCTACGCGGGCCGTGACGGGGGCGTGTTCCTGTCCGGCTTCGATACGCCCCGCCTGGCGGTGGACGCGCTTCGACGGGGCGAGATGGATCTGGCGCTGCTGCCCATCGAGAACACCACCGCGGGCGCCATGTACGAGACCTATGACGCGCTCGTGGAGGAGGGCGTCACGCTCATCGCGGAGGTGGTGGATCAGGTACAGCACCGGCTCCTGGGACTGCCGGGCGCCAGACTGGAGTCGCTGCACACCGTGCGCTCCCATCCCCAGGCGATCACCCAGTGCGAGACGTTCTTCCGCGAGCGCCTGCCCCACGTGCGGCTCTTGCCGGACCTGGACACCGGCGGGGCGGCGCAGCGGGTGCGCGAGGCGAATGATCCGGGGGTCGCCGCCATCGCGAGCGATTCCGCGGCGCAGCGCTTCGGCCTGGAGGTGCTGGCGCACGAACTCCAGGATCGCAAGGGGGACTTCACCCGTTTCGTGGAGGTGGCCCGCGCGGCCACCCCCCTGCCCACGGACGCGCCCTGCAAGACGTCCCTGGTGATGGTGCTGGAGAACAAGCCCGGCACGCTCGGCAAGGCGCTGCTCGTGCTGGCCGAGCGCGGGGTGAACCTCGCCCGGCTCGAGTCCCGCCCCCTGCCGGGCTCGCCCTGGTGCTATCGCTTCTTCCTGGACCTGGAGGGCCATGCCGCCTCGGCTCCCATCGAGGCGGTCCTGCGCGACCTCCAGCCCTACACCCAGTCCATGCGGCTGCTCGGGACCTATCCCCGCGTGGAGCTGTTGCCCGGGTGA
- the pheA gene encoding prephenate dehydratase, translating into MKRISVLGPGTFSEESAHHFLGAVPHQLIPCKLIADVFQAVVSGRADLGVIPIENTLEGSVSQHLDWLVHEVDLPIQAEWVYPITMNLIGRAGPLEGIREVLSHPVALGQCREFLRARLPRAEVIPVGSTSEGARQVRERASETGLAAIGSAASAALYGLDILAGHIEDHPDNATRFVLVGPEPLVLSRPGRSKTSLLVTLPADFPGALHQVLSVFARKQVNLVRIESRPTRKRLGNYFFFIDVDSPLSAQPMPEALAELDSLGCSVRVLGSYLSHGV; encoded by the coding sequence ATGAAGCGGATCTCCGTGTTGGGGCCCGGGACCTTCTCCGAGGAATCCGCCCACCATTTCCTCGGGGCGGTGCCGCACCAGCTCATCCCCTGCAAGCTCATCGCCGATGTCTTCCAGGCGGTCGTCTCGGGCCGGGCGGACCTGGGGGTCATCCCCATCGAGAACACGCTGGAGGGCTCGGTCAGCCAGCACCTGGACTGGCTGGTGCACGAGGTGGATCTGCCCATTCAAGCGGAGTGGGTGTACCCCATCACGATGAACTTGATTGGCCGCGCGGGTCCGCTGGAGGGCATCCGTGAGGTGCTGTCCCACCCCGTGGCGCTCGGGCAGTGCCGGGAGTTCCTGCGCGCCCGGCTGCCCCGGGCCGAGGTGATTCCCGTGGGCTCCACGTCCGAGGGCGCGCGCCAGGTGCGGGAGCGTGCGTCCGAGACGGGGCTCGCCGCCATCGGCAGTGCCGCGTCCGCGGCGCTGTATGGCCTGGACATCCTGGCCGGGCACATCGAGGACCATCCCGACAACGCCACGCGCTTCGTGCTCGTGGGCCCGGAGCCCCTGGTGCTCTCCCGGCCGGGCCGGAGCAAGACGAGTCTCCTGGTGACGCTGCCCGCGGACTTCCCGGGCGCGCTGCATCAGGTGCTGTCCGTGTTCGCGCGCAAGCAGGTGAACCTGGTGCGCATCGAATCGCGGCCCACGCGCAAGCGCCTGGGCAACTACTTCTTCTTCATCGACGTTGATTCCCCCCTGTCCGCGCAACCCATGCCCGAGGCCCTGGCCGAGCTGGACTCCCTGGGGTGTTCGGTGCGGGTGCTCGGGTCCTATCTCAGCCACGGAGTCTAG
- a CDS encoding sensor histidine kinase, protein MSERPSASIHRLMELSAQRPLSLLLLEDNALDAELILARFEEEGLSLKVERVDGEAGFTRALERSCFDIILSDYNVPGFDGLSALSTARELCPDTPFLFVSGALGEERAIEMLKRGATDYVLKEHLERLVPCVARALREAEGEARRKRTEEALRASEERYALASRATFDAIWDWDLRTDTTHWNDTLEQVVGYTPAEMGQSPSGWSERIHPEDRERVLLRFRDAIGSREERWLEEYRFLHKNGTWCDVVDRGHIVREASGRPVRMVGAMQDISERKRAEVERQRLLQEARHRAEFEQQLMGIVSHDLRNPLSAILMAGALLLRREDASPWLTKTAARIVSSAERAHRMIRDLLDFTQARMGTGIPIQPSPLDIHELAHQVVEEARTAHPARELLLSWQGDGKGVWDSDRIAQVLSNILGNALRYGREGSPVRVETEGRAESVLLRVHNEGSPISPELLPRLFEPLTRGGTRLTQSDRSIGLGLYIVRQLVLAHRGSVDVRSTEAEGTTFTVRLPRVTPSSGTQVAVLSPPGG, encoded by the coding sequence ATGAGCGAGCGACCGAGCGCTTCCATCCACCGGCTGATGGAACTCTCCGCCCAGCGTCCCTTGTCCCTGCTGCTGCTGGAGGACAACGCACTGGACGCGGAACTCATCCTCGCGCGTTTCGAGGAGGAGGGGCTGTCCCTGAAGGTGGAGCGCGTGGACGGCGAGGCCGGGTTCACGCGGGCGCTCGAGCGGAGCTGCTTCGACATCATCCTCTCCGACTACAACGTGCCGGGCTTCGATGGCCTGAGCGCCCTGTCCACCGCGCGGGAGCTCTGCCCGGACACGCCCTTCCTCTTCGTGTCCGGTGCGCTGGGCGAGGAGCGCGCCATCGAAATGCTCAAGCGCGGAGCGACGGATTACGTCCTCAAGGAGCATCTGGAGCGCCTGGTGCCGTGCGTGGCGAGAGCCCTGCGCGAGGCGGAAGGGGAGGCGCGGCGCAAGCGCACCGAGGAGGCCTTGCGCGCGTCGGAGGAGCGCTATGCGCTCGCGAGCCGCGCGACCTTCGATGCCATCTGGGACTGGGATCTGCGGACGGACACCACTCACTGGAACGACACGCTCGAGCAGGTGGTGGGCTACACGCCCGCGGAGATGGGCCAGTCTCCCTCGGGCTGGTCCGAGCGCATCCACCCCGAGGATCGCGAGCGGGTGCTCCTCCGATTCCGGGACGCCATTGGTTCTCGCGAGGAGCGCTGGCTGGAGGAGTACCGCTTCCTGCACAAGAACGGCACCTGGTGCGACGTGGTGGATCGCGGCCACATCGTCCGGGAGGCCAGCGGACGGCCCGTGCGCATGGTGGGCGCCATGCAGGACATCTCCGAGCGCAAGCGCGCCGAGGTGGAGCGGCAGCGGTTGTTGCAGGAGGCCCGCCACCGGGCTGAATTCGAGCAGCAGCTCATGGGCATCGTCAGCCATGATTTGCGCAATCCCCTGAGCGCCATCCTCATGGCCGGCGCGTTGCTGTTGCGGCGCGAGGATGCCTCGCCCTGGCTGACCAAGACGGCCGCGCGCATCGTGTCCTCGGCGGAGCGGGCCCACCGGATGATCCGGGACCTGCTCGACTTCACCCAGGCGCGCATGGGCACCGGCATCCCCATCCAGCCCTCGCCGCTCGACATCCATGAGCTGGCGCATCAGGTGGTGGAGGAGGCGCGCACGGCCCACCCCGCGCGGGAACTGCTGCTCTCCTGGCAAGGAGACGGCAAGGGCGTCTGGGACTCGGACCGCATCGCCCAGGTGCTCTCCAACATCCTCGGCAATGCGCTGCGCTACGGCCGCGAGGGCTCGCCCGTGCGCGTCGAGACCGAGGGACGGGCGGAGTCCGTGCTCCTCCGGGTCCACAACGAGGGCTCGCCCATCTCCCCGGAGCTGTTGCCCCGCTTGTTCGAACCGCTCACGCGCGGGGGGACGCGGCTGACGCAATCCGACCGCAGTATTGGCCTGGGGTTGTACATCGTCCGGCAGCTCGTCCTGGCGCATCGGGGCTCCGTGGACGTGCGCTCCACGGAGGCCGAGGGCACCACCTTCACGGTCCGCCTGCCCCGGGTGACTCCTTCCTCCGGCACGCAGGTGGCCGTGTTATCTCCTCCAGGAGGGTAG
- a CDS encoding response regulator produces MTGLKRILLVEDNANDVALTLAALEETRLANEVVVVRDGQQALDYLHRQGEHASRPASHPAVVLLDLKLPKVDGIQVLSQVKADPELRTIPIVMLTSSREEQDLASSYGLGVNAYVVKPVVFDDFVFTLRELGLFWAVVNQPPPGSLPPGSER; encoded by the coding sequence GTGACCGGACTCAAGCGAATCCTCCTCGTGGAAGACAATGCCAATGACGTGGCGCTCACCCTGGCGGCTCTGGAGGAGACCCGCCTGGCCAACGAAGTGGTGGTGGTGCGCGACGGCCAGCAGGCGCTCGACTACCTGCATCGCCAGGGCGAGCATGCCTCCCGCCCCGCGAGTCATCCCGCCGTGGTGCTGCTCGATTTGAAGCTGCCCAAGGTGGATGGCATCCAGGTGCTCTCCCAGGTCAAGGCCGACCCCGAGCTGCGCACCATCCCCATCGTGATGCTCACCTCCTCGCGGGAGGAGCAGGATCTGGCGAGCAGCTACGGCCTGGGCGTCAACGCGTACGTGGTCAAACCGGTGGTGTTCGACGATTTCGTCTTCACGCTCAGGGAGCTGGGGCTCTTCTGGGCCGTGGTCAACCAACCGCCTCCGGGCTCCCTTCCTCCGGGCTCGGAGCGATGA
- a CDS encoding PAS domain-containing protein — protein sequence MPSIVETPRPCVLLVDDDHAHLAALEALLAPLGQRWVRADSGREALRCVLEEDFAVILLDVHLGDMSGLAVLESLRERERTRRTPVLLMTDADADPEEALRGYERGAVDCLTWPLVPQVVRAKVGVFVELWRAGHPSRLQEEEPREPDSLVRRREERLEAELRSRTEALNSSEERLRLAVSATALGTWDFNPVTRELRWDARCKELLGVAPDVDVTYELFISRVRPEDREASHAAVERSLDPRGTGHYDMEYRSVAEPGQEPRWLRATGRAYFEQGRAVRFIGTLRDVSVYKLAEEERSRLLAEARHRAEQLRGLTEASVALHSAEGLSPMLTLLAERARDVVGAHQCVVSLSEGAKWEQVIIAVSLSDKYAAWREYASRPDGSGIYSEVCRTNRPLRLTQAELEAHPAWKGFGAHASEHPPMRGWLAVPLVNREGHHLGLIQLSDKTRGEFSGEDEAVVVQLAQIASVAVENKRLYELARTQRRNLLAAFMQLPEPLSVMKGPDFVYEMVNTSFQRSVGERAVVGLPARQVLPELEGQRYFEPMERVYHEGVSIQLSEVALRWRTLPEPTPREGFFNISYQPLRDMDGRVEGIISVAFDVTEQVRARREVEALAERLSQSEKKLRALANSMPQLAWISDSEGQVLWYNDRWYEYTGSTPEEMLAGKWRNIYHAEELPRVWKSWSRSVARGELWEDQFRLRAADGSWRWFLTRALPLRDAEGRIIQWFGTNTDIHEERRILENLRRAEEEIRQLNSGLEARVRERTAQLQEANQELESFSYSVSHDLRAPLRHIIGFAQLLERRAGAALDDVARGHLRTITNAAQQGGMLVDDLLAFSRMGRAELRQTRVDLGALVQEVRRELEPESKGRQIEWRVGELPAVKADPSLLRQVLRNLLGNAVKYTRPRAQALIEVGARSDEAEAEVWVRDNGVGFEMQYVDKLFGVFQRLHTAEQFEGTGIGLANVRRIISRHGGRTWAEGAPEQGATFHFTLPRATT from the coding sequence ATGCCATCGATCGTGGAGACACCTCGTCCATGTGTCCTTCTCGTCGATGATGATCATGCCCACCTGGCGGCCCTGGAGGCCCTCCTCGCGCCGCTCGGTCAGCGGTGGGTGAGGGCGGATTCCGGGCGGGAAGCGCTGCGGTGCGTGCTCGAGGAGGACTTCGCCGTCATCCTCCTGGACGTCCACCTGGGGGACATGAGTGGCCTCGCGGTCCTGGAGTCACTGCGTGAGCGCGAGCGCACCCGGCGCACGCCCGTGCTGCTCATGACGGACGCGGACGCGGACCCGGAGGAAGCGCTGCGCGGTTATGAGCGGGGCGCGGTGGACTGTCTGACCTGGCCGCTCGTCCCCCAGGTGGTGCGTGCCAAGGTGGGCGTTTTCGTGGAGCTGTGGCGCGCCGGGCATCCATCGCGGCTCCAGGAGGAGGAGCCGCGGGAACCCGACTCCCTCGTGCGGCGCAGGGAAGAGCGCCTCGAGGCGGAGTTGCGTTCGCGCACGGAGGCGCTGAACTCCAGCGAGGAACGTCTGCGCCTAGCGGTGTCGGCCACGGCGCTCGGGACGTGGGACTTCAACCCGGTCACCCGGGAGCTGAGGTGGGACGCGCGCTGCAAGGAACTCCTCGGGGTGGCTCCCGACGTCGACGTCACCTACGAGCTCTTCATTTCCCGTGTCCGTCCGGAGGATCGCGAGGCCTCCCATGCCGCGGTGGAGCGCAGTCTCGATCCGCGGGGCACGGGCCACTACGATATGGAGTACCGCTCCGTGGCCGAGCCGGGCCAGGAGCCGCGGTGGTTGCGTGCCACGGGCCGGGCGTATTTCGAGCAGGGGCGCGCGGTGCGCTTCATCGGAACGCTCCGGGATGTCTCCGTGTACAAGCTCGCCGAGGAGGAGCGCTCCCGGCTGTTGGCCGAGGCGCGGCACCGGGCCGAGCAGCTCCGGGGTTTGACGGAGGCGTCCGTGGCCCTCCACTCCGCGGAAGGGCTTTCGCCGATGCTCACCCTCCTGGCCGAGCGGGCACGGGACGTCGTGGGGGCCCACCAGTGCGTGGTCAGTCTGTCGGAGGGGGCGAAATGGGAACAGGTCATCATCGCCGTCTCGTTGTCGGACAAGTACGCGGCCTGGCGCGAATACGCCTCCCGGCCCGATGGAAGCGGCATCTATTCCGAGGTCTGCCGCACCAACCGTCCCCTGCGCCTGACCCAGGCGGAGCTGGAAGCGCACCCGGCCTGGAAGGGCTTTGGCGCCCACGCCTCGGAGCATCCGCCCATGCGGGGCTGGCTCGCCGTGCCGTTGGTGAACCGGGAGGGCCACCACCTCGGGCTCATCCAGTTGTCCGACAAGACGCGGGGCGAGTTCTCCGGGGAGGACGAGGCCGTCGTGGTGCAGCTCGCCCAGATAGCGAGCGTGGCCGTGGAGAACAAGCGGCTGTATGAGCTGGCCCGCACCCAGCGCCGCAACCTGCTCGCCGCGTTCATGCAACTGCCCGAGCCCCTGTCCGTCATGAAGGGTCCGGACTTCGTCTACGAGATGGTCAACACCTCCTTCCAGCGCTCCGTGGGGGAGCGCGCCGTGGTGGGGTTGCCCGCGCGCCAGGTGCTGCCCGAGCTGGAGGGCCAGCGGTACTTCGAGCCGATGGAGCGCGTGTACCACGAGGGCGTGTCCATCCAGCTCAGCGAGGTGGCGCTGCGCTGGCGCACCTTGCCAGAGCCCACGCCCCGCGAGGGGTTCTTCAACATCTCCTACCAACCGCTGCGGGACATGGACGGCCGGGTGGAGGGCATCATCTCCGTGGCCTTCGATGTCACCGAGCAGGTGCGTGCCCGCCGCGAGGTGGAGGCGCTCGCCGAGCGGCTGAGTCAGAGCGAGAAGAAGCTGCGCGCCCTCGCCAACTCCATGCCGCAGCTCGCCTGGATCAGCGACTCGGAGGGGCAGGTGCTCTGGTACAACGACCGTTGGTACGAGTACACCGGGTCCACTCCCGAGGAGATGCTCGCCGGGAAGTGGCGGAACATCTACCACGCGGAGGAGCTGCCAAGGGTCTGGAAGTCCTGGTCCCGGTCGGTTGCCCGCGGCGAGCTCTGGGAAGATCAGTTCCGGCTGAGGGCCGCGGATGGCTCCTGGCGTTGGTTCCTCACCCGGGCCTTGCCCCTGCGGGACGCGGAGGGCCGCATCATCCAGTGGTTCGGAACCAACACGGACATCCATGAGGAGCGGCGCATTCTCGAGAACCTGCGCCGGGCCGAGGAGGAGATCCGCCAGCTCAACTCGGGGCTGGAGGCACGCGTGCGCGAGCGCACCGCCCAGCTCCAGGAGGCCAACCAGGAGCTGGAGTCCTTCAGCTACTCGGTCTCCCACGATCTGCGCGCTCCCCTGCGCCACATCATTGGCTTCGCCCAGCTGCTGGAGCGGCGCGCGGGGGCCGCCCTGGACGACGTGGCCCGGGGCCATCTGCGCACCATCACCAACGCCGCGCAGCAGGGCGGCATGCTGGTCGATGATCTCCTCGCTTTCTCCCGGATGGGCCGCGCGGAGCTGCGCCAGACCCGCGTGGACCTGGGCGCGCTCGTGCAGGAGGTCCGCCGGGAGCTCGAGCCCGAGTCCAAGGGTCGTCAGATCGAATGGCGCGTGGGAGAACTGCCCGCGGTCAAGGCGGATCCCTCGTTGCTGCGCCAGGTGCTGCGCAACCTGCTGGGTAACGCGGTGAAGTACACCCGGCCCCGCGCCCAGGCGCTCATCGAGGTGGGCGCCCGGTCCGATGAGGCCGAGGCCGAGGTGTGGGTGCGTGACAATGGTGTTGGCTTCGAGATGCAGTACGTGGACAAGCTCTTCGGAGTCTTCCAGCGACTGCATACCGCCGAACAATTCGAGGGGACGGGCATTGGGCTCGCCAACGTGCGGCGCATCATCTCCCGCCACGGGGGCCGGACCTGGGCGGAGGGTGCCCCGGAGCAGGGAGCCACCTTCCACTTCACGTTGCCGCGGGCCACGACCTGA
- a CDS encoding lysophospholipid acyltransferase family protein produces MSAPAPSSESQRLPLPLPPTRLVQVLGERPSPVVGWFANRLMDAVCALPASMRDGLARFVGWLAFTLGIRLRVALENLTHAYPEMSDAERRRIALGAYISMARVVLESINQKDHVEAAWEEPEVKGEAWEALKATIAKGQGALLVTAHFGNWERAGKMVLRRGIPLNALVRPLKGALNMRIVDSRIAAGAGLIYPKGAIAQAQEAMRLGETVLMLLDQSLPAKAAVFVPFFGRPASTTPAMAVVAQRTGAPVFVVMGVRDESGRRLRLEVEGPIPPPEGLSEQDVITAHTAAVTSVLEKYVRRYPDQWLWLHRRWKVQPPPEGSAAPQA; encoded by the coding sequence GTGTCCGCCCCCGCTCCATCGTCCGAGTCCCAGCGCCTTCCCCTGCCGCTTCCGCCCACCCGGCTCGTCCAGGTGCTCGGGGAGCGACCCTCTCCGGTGGTGGGGTGGTTCGCCAACCGCCTGATGGACGCGGTGTGCGCGCTGCCCGCGTCCATGAGGGATGGGCTCGCCCGCTTCGTGGGCTGGCTGGCGTTCACCCTGGGCATCCGCCTCCGGGTGGCCCTGGAGAACCTGACGCATGCCTACCCGGAGATGAGCGACGCCGAGCGGCGCCGGATCGCCCTCGGGGCCTACATCTCCATGGCGCGCGTGGTGCTCGAGTCCATCAACCAAAAGGACCACGTGGAGGCCGCCTGGGAGGAGCCGGAGGTGAAGGGCGAGGCGTGGGAGGCGTTGAAGGCGACCATCGCGAAGGGCCAGGGCGCCTTGTTGGTGACGGCTCACTTCGGCAACTGGGAGCGCGCGGGGAAGATGGTCCTGCGGCGGGGCATTCCGCTCAACGCCCTGGTGCGCCCGCTCAAGGGCGCGCTCAACATGCGCATCGTGGACAGCCGCATCGCCGCGGGCGCGGGGCTCATCTACCCCAAGGGCGCCATCGCCCAGGCGCAGGAGGCGATGCGGCTGGGTGAGACGGTGCTGATGCTGTTGGATCAGTCGCTGCCAGCCAAGGCGGCGGTGTTCGTGCCCTTCTTCGGCAGGCCCGCCTCCACGACGCCGGCGATGGCGGTGGTGGCCCAGCGCACGGGAGCGCCGGTGTTCGTGGTGATGGGGGTTCGCGACGAGAGCGGGCGCCGGCTGCGGCTGGAGGTGGAGGGGCCGATTCCTCCGCCCGAGGGTTTGAGTGAGCAGGACGTCATCACCGCGCACACGGCGGCGGTGACGTCGGTGTTGGAGAAGTACGTGCGGCGCTATCCGGACCAGTGGCTGTGGTTGCACCGGCGCTGGAAGGTGCAGCCGCCGCCGGAAGGCTCGGCCGCTCCCCAGGCCTGA